One Chloroflexota bacterium genomic region harbors:
- a CDS encoding type II toxin-antitoxin system VapC family toxin has product MRYLLDTTLIVDHAHGFPPAMALLAKLYEDGGEFYTCDVVTCEALSGGTDDHLAAVSAVLQPLEFVSTSPDAARWAGASRLARHRADGKQGLGDALIAAVAASLGATVVTRNRADFERQGVSVLSY; this is encoded by the coding sequence ATGCGGTACCTCCTCGACACAACTCTCATCGTGGATCACGCCCATGGATTCCCGCCGGCCATGGCCCTGCTGGCGAAGCTGTACGAGGACGGCGGCGAGTTCTACACCTGCGACGTCGTGACATGCGAGGCCTTGTCGGGCGGGACCGACGACCACTTGGCGGCCGTTTCCGCAGTCCTCCAACCCTTGGAGTTCGTCTCGACATCGCCTGACGCTGCCCGGTGGGCGGGGGCATCTCGCCTGGCGCGACACCGCGCCGATGGGAAGCAAGGACTTGGTGACGCACTTATCGCCGCCGTTGCCGCCAGCCTGGGTGCGACCGTGGTCACCCGGAATCGAGCCGATTTCGAGCGGCAGGGCGTATCGGTCCTGTCGTACTAG
- a CDS encoding aminotransferase class III-fold pyridoxal phosphate-dependent enzyme yields the protein MTTEAAAGPMLDERAEDSAVWLARRAGIPAVWARYTELVVDRGEGSWVVTHDGDRYLDYTCGIGVTNTGHAHPRVAAAIAEQAGKIIHAQQNILYHKPGLELHERLPRYFPEARGDAAPGREDEARGDIGLFLSNSGAEAIEAAVKLAKIATHRPAIVAFRGGFHGRTHGTMSLTSSAIKNRGHYEPLLASAYFAPYPYPLRNPTGQSEEAALAWTMAQLDELFATLVYPEDVAAFLVEPVLGEGGYVVPPDSFLPALRELADRHGILLIVDEVQSGYGRTGRFFATEWSGIRPDIVVMAKGIASGMPLSGILAPSDLLAKFPPGGHGGTYGGNAVSCAAALATLDVFEDEGLVARAETLGHRLLNGLRNAAAGHPQVAEVRGRGLMVGIEFADPETLAPRPDLAKAVLTEALIHRLLLLSCGTWGQVVRIIPPLVTTEGEVDQAISIISAALASALAAQP from the coding sequence ATGACGACTGAAGCCGCCGCAGGACCGATGCTCGACGAGCGCGCTGAGGACTCCGCCGTATGGCTTGCGCGCCGAGCCGGCATCCCTGCCGTGTGGGCGCGCTACACGGAGCTCGTCGTGGACCGCGGGGAGGGGTCGTGGGTTGTCACCCACGATGGGGATCGGTACCTGGACTACACGTGCGGGATCGGCGTCACGAACACCGGGCACGCCCATCCCCGGGTGGCGGCGGCCATCGCCGAGCAGGCCGGGAAGATCATCCACGCCCAGCAGAACATCCTGTATCACAAGCCCGGGCTGGAGCTACACGAGCGGTTGCCGCGCTACTTCCCGGAGGCGCGAGGGGACGCGGCGCCAGGGCGGGAAGACGAGGCCCGCGGCGACATCGGTCTGTTCCTGTCGAACTCCGGCGCGGAGGCCATCGAGGCGGCGGTCAAGCTGGCCAAGATCGCGACCCATCGGCCGGCGATCGTGGCGTTCCGGGGCGGGTTCCACGGCCGGACTCACGGAACGATGTCGCTCACCTCGTCCGCGATCAAGAACCGCGGTCATTACGAGCCGCTGCTGGCCAGCGCCTATTTCGCGCCGTACCCGTATCCGTTGCGCAACCCGACCGGGCAGTCCGAGGAGGCGGCGTTGGCCTGGACGATGGCGCAGCTGGACGAGCTGTTCGCCACGCTGGTGTATCCGGAGGACGTGGCCGCGTTCCTGGTCGAGCCGGTGCTCGGGGAGGGCGGGTACGTGGTCCCACCCGACAGCTTCCTCCCCGCCCTGCGGGAGCTGGCCGACCGCCACGGGATCCTGCTCATCGTCGACGAGGTGCAGTCCGGCTACGGACGCACGGGCCGATTCTTCGCCACCGAGTGGAGTGGCATCCGGCCCGACATCGTGGTCATGGCCAAGGGCATTGCGTCGGGCATGCCACTGTCGGGGATCCTCGCTCCCAGCGACCTGCTGGCCAAGTTCCCGCCCGGTGGCCACGGCGGGACGTACGGCGGCAACGCGGTGTCCTGCGCGGCGGCCCTCGCGACCCTCGACGTGTTCGAGGACGAGGGCCTGGTCGCCCGAGCCGAAACGCTCGGCCATCGGCTCCTCAACGGCCTGCGCAACGCCGCCGCCGGCCATCCCCAGGTGGCGGAGGTTCGCGGCCGCGGCCTGATGGTCGGCATCGAGTTCGCAGATCCCGAGACCCTCGCCCCCCGCCCCGACCTGGCCAAGGCGGTCCTCACCGAGGCGCTCATTCATCGGCTCCTGCTCCTGTCCTGCGGCACTTGGGGCCAGGTCGTCCGCATCATCCCGCCCCTCGTGACCACCGAAGGGGAAGTGGATCAGGCCATCTCCATCATCTCCGCCGCCCTCGCCTCCGCCCTCGCCGCCCAGCCCTGA
- a CDS encoding ABC transporter ATP-binding protein, with protein sequence MPGLPEVDVRLERVTKQFNETVAVDDLSLDIWRGEFFSLLGPSGCGKTTTLRMIGGFEEPTSGTVYLGDQDVTGLPPFKRNVNTVFQNYALFPHLNIYENVAFGLRRRKVSDGEIKTQVGKMLELVELPGFEQRKPTMLSGGQQQRVALARALINHPQVLLLDEPLGALDLKLRKQMQIELKSIQTEVGITFIYVTHDQDEAMTMSDRIAVMRAGRIEQLGDPESLYERPETAFVAGFLGVSNMLEGEVAGHEGGMVAIRLSDGTVIRAPAGKDGQRQVRLGIRPEKLRVVKSGDGQAAAADLNAVEGTVLDASYIGVSTQYLVQTHDGHRMTAYAQNLETAGVAEALADGQKVRLTWQPRHTFVIAGPAEHVGGDPHAPEEEGDLDV encoded by the coding sequence GTGCCGGGATTGCCCGAGGTCGACGTCCGCCTGGAGCGGGTCACCAAGCAGTTCAACGAGACGGTCGCGGTTGACGACCTCTCGCTCGATATCTGGCGGGGAGAGTTCTTCTCCCTGCTCGGCCCCTCGGGCTGCGGCAAGACCACCACCCTGCGCATGATCGGTGGCTTCGAGGAACCGACCAGCGGGACCGTCTATCTCGGCGACCAGGACGTCACCGGCCTCCCGCCGTTCAAGCGCAACGTCAACACCGTCTTCCAGAACTACGCCCTCTTCCCGCACCTGAATATCTACGAGAACGTGGCCTTCGGCCTGCGCCGCCGCAAGGTGTCCGACGGGGAGATCAAGACCCAGGTGGGCAAGATGCTGGAGCTGGTGGAGCTGCCCGGCTTTGAGCAGCGCAAGCCGACCATGCTGTCCGGCGGCCAGCAGCAGCGGGTCGCCCTGGCCCGGGCCCTCATCAATCACCCGCAGGTACTTCTGCTGGACGAGCCACTCGGCGCGCTGGACCTGAAGCTGCGCAAGCAGATGCAGATTGAGCTGAAGTCGATCCAGACCGAGGTCGGGATCACGTTCATCTACGTGACCCATGACCAGGACGAGGCCATGACCATGTCCGACCGGATCGCGGTCATGCGCGCCGGCCGAATCGAGCAGCTGGGCGACCCGGAGAGCCTGTACGAACGGCCCGAGACCGCGTTCGTGGCCGGTTTCCTGGGCGTGTCCAACATGCTGGAGGGCGAGGTGGCAGGCCACGAGGGCGGGATGGTCGCCATCCGTCTGTCCGACGGGACGGTGATCCGGGCCCCGGCCGGCAAAGACGGCCAGCGCCAGGTCCGTCTCGGCATCCGGCCCGAGAAGCTGCGGGTGGTGAAGTCTGGCGACGGCCAGGCCGCCGCCGCCGACCTCAACGCCGTGGAGGGGACCGTCCTGGACGCCAGTTACATCGGGGTCAGCACCCAGTACCTGGTCCAGACCCACGATGGCCATCGCATGACCGCGTATGCCCAGAACCTGGAAACGGCCGGCGTGGCCGAGGCCCTGGCCGATGGCCAGAAGGTCCGGCTCACCTGGCAGCCGCGTCACACCTTTGTGATTGCCGGTCCGGCGGAGCACGTCGGCGGCGACCCCCATGCCCCGGAGGAAGAAGGAGACCTCGATGTCTGA
- a CDS encoding helix-turn-helix transcriptional regulator, giving the protein MANREQRLARATWWMGRDLDDAAGELRHARRRAGLTAQAVASVLGVSHPTVLRNERGYRGIPPILLARHAAVVGLRARIRLYPEGEAIRDAGQVALIRRFREQVGEPGSWAFEVPIPRAGNQRALDAVLTVAGGRIGLEFYTRLADVQAQLRAANLKKRDAELERLVVVVQATRANRRALREAGTVLVDFPRSGRRLLTAMAAGELPPANGVILF; this is encoded by the coding sequence GTGGCAAACCGGGAGCAACGGTTGGCACGCGCGACGTGGTGGATGGGCCGCGACCTGGATGACGCCGCGGGCGAGCTTCGCCACGCGAGACGACGTGCGGGCCTGACCGCGCAGGCCGTGGCATCGGTGCTGGGGGTGTCACACCCGACGGTTCTTCGCAACGAGCGCGGATATCGGGGAATACCGCCGATCCTCTTAGCCAGACATGCCGCGGTGGTAGGCCTGCGGGCTCGGATTAGGCTTTACCCCGAGGGCGAGGCGATACGGGATGCGGGGCAGGTGGCATTGATTCGGCGTTTCCGTGAGCAGGTGGGTGAGCCGGGGAGCTGGGCCTTCGAGGTCCCGATCCCGCGCGCTGGCAATCAGCGGGCACTGGACGCGGTGCTGACGGTGGCCGGCGGGCGAATCGGTCTGGAGTTCTACACCCGACTCGCGGATGTCCAGGCTCAACTCCGGGCGGCCAACCTGAAGAAGCGCGACGCGGAGCTGGAACGCCTGGTCGTGGTCGTCCAAGCGACCCGAGCTAACCGGCGCGCGCTACGGGAAGCGGGGACGGTCCTGGTGGACTTTCCGAGGAGCGGCCGGCGTCTCCTCACAGCTATGGCAGCCGGGGAGCTCCCGCCGGCCAACGGCGTGATCCTGTTCTAG
- a CDS encoding LLM class flavin-dependent oxidoreductase, translated as MTRPLKVGVQLPEVEWVPRWADLREMARAAEDIGLDSIWVGDHLLYRYEDQPARGPWEAWTQLAAIAAVTERIELGPLVAATSFHNPAMLAKKAATLDEISGGRLILGLGAGWNEAEYLAYGYPFDHRVSRFEEAFTIIRTLLHDGRCDFAGDYYRITDAELLPRGPRLEGPPLMVGSIGERMLAITLPHVQSWNAWFSWFGNSPEGYRPIRDQVDAACRAAGRDPATLERTVAVLVALPGARGGPQGNPDRPTAEAISGEPAVLAAALRAFADEGIGHVQLVLDPITADSIRALAPSLALLDA; from the coding sequence ATGACGCGTCCGTTGAAAGTGGGGGTGCAGCTCCCCGAGGTCGAGTGGGTGCCGCGCTGGGCGGACTTGCGCGAGATGGCGCGCGCGGCGGAGGACATCGGCCTGGACTCGATCTGGGTGGGCGACCACCTCCTGTACCGATACGAAGACCAGCCCGCCCGCGGACCGTGGGAGGCGTGGACCCAGCTGGCGGCCATCGCCGCCGTCACCGAGCGCATTGAACTGGGCCCCCTGGTAGCGGCCACCTCGTTCCACAACCCCGCCATGCTGGCCAAGAAGGCCGCCACCCTGGACGAGATCTCGGGCGGGCGCCTGATCCTGGGCCTGGGCGCAGGCTGGAACGAGGCCGAGTACCTGGCCTACGGGTATCCCTTCGATCATCGGGTCAGCCGCTTCGAGGAAGCCTTCACCATCATTCGGACCCTCCTCCATGATGGCCGATGCGACTTTGCGGGGGATTACTACCGGATTACCGATGCCGAGCTCTTGCCGCGTGGGCCGCGTCTCGAGGGCCCGCCGCTCATGGTGGGCTCGATCGGGGAGCGGATGCTGGCCATCACCCTCCCGCACGTGCAGTCCTGGAACGCATGGTTCAGCTGGTTCGGTAACTCGCCCGAGGGGTATCGGCCGATTCGTGACCAGGTGGACGCCGCGTGCCGGGCGGCCGGTCGCGACCCGGCGACGTTGGAGCGGACGGTCGCCGTGCTGGTGGCCTTGCCCGGCGCGCGGGGCGGACCCCAGGGCAACCCGGACCGTCCCACCGCGGAAGCCATCTCCGGGGAGCCGGCGGTGCTCGCGGCGGCGCTGCGCGCCTTCGCGGACGAGGGGATTGGCCACGTCCAGCTGGTCCTCGATCCGATCACCGCGGACAGCATCCGCGCCCTCGCCCCCAGTCTCGCCCTGCTGGACGCCTAG
- a CDS encoding ABC transporter permease, with product MTIGSRLSALALPAFTALVVGFLFAPIAVMIAFSFNDPAGRQNITWQGFTFENYLTLWNRPDITDPLILSLQIAMVSTILATTAGTMMGLALTRYEFRGARASNLLIFIPITAPEIILGASLLTLWVSFGVERGFVTILVSHIVFNISFVVVTIRARLAGFDRSLEEAGMDLYANGPTTFRKVTFPIIFPGILAAALLAFALSIDDYVITLFNAGHSVTFPLWVYSASRIGIPPEVNVLGTLILLTAFVFIAVQTWAGRRQGRREEVGPVTLVGR from the coding sequence ATGACGATCGGGTCACGCCTCTCCGCCCTGGCACTGCCGGCGTTCACCGCCCTGGTGGTGGGGTTCCTTTTCGCGCCCATCGCGGTCATGATCGCGTTCAGCTTCAACGACCCGGCGGGGCGTCAGAACATCACCTGGCAGGGGTTTACCTTCGAGAACTACCTGACCTTGTGGAACCGCCCCGACATCACCGACCCGCTGATCCTGAGCCTCCAGATCGCCATGGTCTCCACGATCTTGGCGACCACTGCGGGCACGATGATGGGCCTGGCCCTCACGCGGTACGAGTTCCGCGGGGCGCGCGCCAGCAACCTGCTCATCTTCATACCCATCACTGCGCCCGAGATCATCCTCGGCGCCTCGCTCCTCACCCTGTGGGTCTCATTTGGAGTGGAGCGCGGCTTTGTGACCATCCTGGTCAGCCACATCGTGTTCAACATCAGCTTCGTGGTGGTAACCATCCGGGCCAGGCTGGCGGGCTTTGACCGATCCCTCGAAGAGGCCGGCATGGATCTCTACGCCAATGGCCCCACGACCTTCCGCAAGGTCACCTTCCCGATCATCTTCCCCGGCATCCTGGCCGCCGCCCTGCTGGCCTTCGCCCTGTCCATCGACGACTACGTCATCACCCTCTTCAACGCCGGCCACTCCGTAACGTTCCCGCTGTGGGTCTACTCGGCCAGCCGTATCGGGATACCACCCGAGGTCAACGTTCTTGGGACACTGATCCTGTTGACTGCGTTCGTGTTCATCGCGGTCCAGACCTGGGCCGGCCGTCGCCAGGGCCGTCGCGAGGAGGTCGGCCCCGTCACCCTCGTCGGCCGCTAG
- a CDS encoding EamA family transporter: protein MSDSPPVAAHPDRVTLLAFLGLVLIGGANAIAVKVTVQELAPFWGAAMRFAAAGFLMLVLVAAMRRPLPRGRSLWGAALYGVVGPAAGNAFAYVALHQGVPVGTGMVLIALTPLFTFGLAIAQGQERFHVQGLLGALIALVGIGVVFVDQLSADVALLPLLLCILAAVAIAEAGIIVKWIPRSDPFATNAVAILVAALPLFVLSWVAGEPRALPIQAATWAAVGYVVVLGTVALFALYVFTLQRWTASAVSYMTLVMPLVTVTLGAVLLGEQITPSFLLGGAVILGGVYVGAFLKIRPRRSSASSLPECLPIDASAEAEPEAARA, encoded by the coding sequence GTGTCCGATTCGCCGCCGGTAGCAGCCCACCCCGACCGGGTCACGCTCCTCGCCTTCCTGGGCTTGGTCCTGATCGGTGGCGCCAACGCGATCGCCGTCAAGGTGACTGTCCAGGAACTCGCACCGTTCTGGGGAGCGGCGATGCGCTTCGCGGCCGCAGGCTTCCTGATGCTGGTGCTGGTTGCAGCCATGCGAAGGCCCCTGCCGCGTGGTCGGAGCCTGTGGGGGGCCGCCCTGTACGGAGTGGTCGGCCCCGCGGCCGGCAATGCCTTTGCGTACGTCGCGCTGCACCAGGGAGTGCCGGTCGGCACCGGCATGGTGCTGATCGCGCTCACGCCGTTGTTCACGTTCGGCCTGGCCATCGCTCAGGGTCAGGAGCGATTCCACGTCCAGGGGCTGCTCGGAGCGCTGATCGCGCTGGTGGGGATCGGCGTCGTCTTCGTCGACCAGCTCAGCGCGGACGTGGCGCTGCTACCGCTGCTGCTCTGCATACTGGCGGCCGTGGCTATTGCGGAAGCAGGGATCATCGTCAAGTGGATCCCACGCAGCGACCCGTTTGCCACCAACGCCGTGGCCATTTTGGTCGCCGCCCTGCCGCTTTTCGTCCTGTCGTGGGTGGCTGGCGAGCCACGGGCGCTGCCAATCCAGGCCGCGACGTGGGCCGCCGTCGGCTATGTAGTCGTACTGGGCACGGTGGCCCTCTTCGCGTTGTACGTCTTCACCCTGCAGCGTTGGACGGCCTCCGCGGTTTCGTACATGACGCTCGTGATGCCGCTTGTAACGGTGACCCTGGGCGCCGTGCTCCTCGGCGAACAAATCACGCCGTCGTTCCTGCTTGGCGGCGCGGTGATCCTGGGCGGCGTCTACGTCGGCGCTTTCCTGAAGATCCGGCCGCGACGCTCTTCGGCGTCCAGCCTTCCGGAGTGCCTTCCGATTGACGCGAGCGCCGAGGCCGAACCGGAGGCGGCTCGCGCCTGA
- a CDS encoding methyltransferase domain-containing protein — translation MPPALPEHFCCDEDLELIGCDGRDAQAQLEEWQELGTSESTQALLDAVLAEGVEGARLLNVGAGIGIVHLELLAAGAASAVDVDASREYLAVAQAEAERRGVADRVQHQYGDVVELADGLPDADIVTLDHVLCCYPYVDRLLQAAVRPGTRLVALSYPVDAWWMRAFMRVNNVGWAVQRRPDRWYIHRRTKVDRLMHQAGFREHQWSRVGQWQVVLYRREEAA, via the coding sequence ATGCCTCCAGCCCTCCCCGAACACTTCTGCTGCGACGAGGACCTCGAGCTGATCGGCTGCGACGGCCGCGATGCCCAGGCCCAACTGGAGGAGTGGCAGGAGCTCGGGACCTCCGAGAGCACGCAGGCCTTGCTGGACGCGGTGCTGGCCGAGGGTGTGGAGGGCGCGAGGCTGCTGAACGTAGGGGCGGGCATCGGGATCGTCCACCTGGAGCTGCTGGCGGCCGGGGCGGCTTCCGCGGTTGACGTTGACGCGTCGCGCGAATACCTGGCCGTGGCCCAGGCCGAGGCGGAACGTCGGGGCGTGGCGGATCGGGTCCAGCACCAATACGGGGACGTGGTGGAGCTGGCGGACGGGCTGCCTGACGCCGACATCGTGACCCTCGACCATGTGCTTTGCTGCTACCCCTACGTGGATCGGCTCCTGCAGGCGGCGGTCCGACCGGGCACGCGGCTGGTGGCCCTGAGCTACCCGGTGGATGCCTGGTGGATGCGCGCGTTCATGCGCGTGAATAACGTCGGCTGGGCGGTGCAGCGCAGGCCCGACCGCTGGTACATCCATCGCCGCACCAAGGTCGACCGGCTCATGCACCAGGCCGGTTTCCGGGAGCACCAATGGAGCCGGGTGGGCCAATGGCAGGTGGTCCTGTATCGCCGCGAGGAGGCGGCATGA
- a CDS encoding spermidine/putrescine ABC transporter substrate-binding protein — MSDEQRSRIEMAILQAMRHDRISRRAFLGRAGRGGIALGAALSLPALIAACTPSSDGVTLEWANWCCYIDIDEEIAPDPTPYPTLNAFIAQTGNSVNYQEAITDNAEFMQTLLPDLTNNISTGWDLITPGGWVVDRLGALGFLEEIDHSKLPNWSENAADYAVGQWFDPDNKYSLWWQGGITGVGYDPNLTGRELTTFEDLFDPEFAGRVGAFKDMREMLGLTLLSLGVVPENATIDDAQAAVQKLLDANERDQFRGYYGNEYYDALSAGDLVACVAWSGDVNQIALYDNPDVQFYVPAEGGVRWNDNLCIPKGSTTKMDQTLQLMDYYYGLDAATAVSEYVGYRTGVAGVRERIDADAQAARDAGDEETAGQLEATAATVAPSADQIDNTYPYKQLTEEEDAEWSDLWEAVRR, encoded by the coding sequence ATGTCTGACGAGCAGCGCAGCCGGATCGAGATGGCCATTCTGCAGGCCATGCGCCATGACCGGATCAGCCGGCGGGCCTTCCTGGGCCGGGCCGGTCGGGGTGGCATAGCCCTGGGCGCTGCGCTGTCGTTGCCGGCGTTGATCGCCGCCTGCACGCCCAGCAGCGATGGGGTCACCCTGGAATGGGCCAACTGGTGCTGCTACATCGACATCGACGAGGAGATCGCCCCGGACCCGACGCCCTATCCCACCCTCAACGCTTTCATCGCCCAGACCGGGAACAGCGTCAACTACCAGGAGGCGATCACGGACAACGCCGAGTTCATGCAGACACTACTGCCCGACCTGACCAACAACATTTCGACCGGTTGGGACCTCATCACGCCCGGCGGCTGGGTGGTGGACCGGCTGGGCGCCCTGGGGTTCCTCGAGGAGATCGATCACAGCAAGTTGCCCAATTGGTCGGAGAACGCGGCCGACTATGCGGTTGGCCAATGGTTCGACCCAGACAATAAGTACAGCCTGTGGTGGCAGGGCGGCATCACCGGCGTCGGCTACGACCCCAATCTCACGGGCCGCGAGCTGACGACCTTCGAAGACCTCTTCGACCCCGAGTTTGCCGGGCGCGTGGGGGCCTTCAAGGACATGCGCGAAATGCTCGGGCTGACCCTGCTGAGCCTTGGGGTCGTACCGGAGAACGCAACCATCGACGACGCACAGGCGGCGGTGCAAAAGCTGTTGGACGCCAACGAGCGGGACCAGTTCCGCGGCTACTACGGCAACGAGTACTACGACGCCCTCTCCGCCGGCGACTTGGTGGCCTGCGTGGCATGGTCGGGCGACGTCAACCAGATCGCGCTCTACGACAACCCCGACGTGCAGTTCTATGTCCCCGCAGAGGGCGGCGTTCGCTGGAACGACAACCTGTGCATCCCCAAGGGCTCGACTACCAAAATGGACCAGACGCTCCAGCTCATGGATTACTACTACGGCCTGGATGCGGCGACCGCGGTGTCCGAGTACGTCGGCTACCGCACCGGGGTGGCGGGGGTGAGGGAGCGGATCGACGCCGACGCCCAGGCGGCCCGCGACGCAGGTGACGAAGAGACGGCGGGCCAGCTGGAGGCCACGGCCGCCACGGTCGCGCCGAGCGCCGACCAGATCGATAACACGTACCCATACAAGCAGCTCACCGAAGAGGAAGACGCCGAGTGGAGCGATCTCTGGGAAGCGGTGCGGCGCTGA
- a CDS encoding ABC transporter permease, translating into MKRRRAWVPYALMAPGTGWLLLFFAIPMGYMFIVSLEEGSLTSGFQMTWNFGIYPAVIAEYGDLFVRSIGYALATTLIAFLIGYPMAYTIAFRGGRFKNALLLIVVLPFFVSFVIRTLNWRMILSDNGIVFGTLKELGLLDPAFHFLATPASVIFGLTYNFLPFMILPLYVALEKIDRRLVEAATDLYASRSQAFWRVTFILSLPGVVAGSLLTFIPAVGDFINADVIGAANPDAIMIGNLIQFRFINANDYPTAAALAFVLVVGVLLLVAVYTRAVGTERLTRG; encoded by the coding sequence ATGAAGCGCCGGCGCGCCTGGGTCCCGTATGCCCTCATGGCTCCGGGAACGGGGTGGCTGCTCCTGTTCTTCGCCATCCCAATGGGTTACATGTTCATCGTCTCGCTGGAGGAGGGCTCGCTCACCTCCGGCTTCCAGATGACCTGGAACTTCGGGATCTACCCAGCGGTCATTGCCGAGTACGGCGACCTGTTTGTGCGGTCCATCGGCTACGCCCTGGCGACCACCTTGATCGCCTTTCTCATCGGCTACCCGATGGCCTACACGATCGCCTTCCGTGGCGGGCGATTCAAGAACGCACTGCTGCTCATCGTGGTCCTGCCGTTCTTCGTCAGTTTTGTGATCCGGACCTTGAACTGGCGGATGATCTTGTCCGACAACGGGATCGTCTTCGGGACGCTGAAGGAGCTGGGGCTGCTGGACCCCGCCTTCCACTTCTTGGCCACTCCGGCATCGGTGATCTTCGGGCTGACCTACAACTTCCTGCCGTTCATGATCCTGCCCCTGTACGTCGCCCTTGAGAAGATCGACCGGCGTCTGGTGGAGGCCGCCACCGACCTATACGCCAGCCGCTCCCAGGCGTTCTGGCGGGTGACTTTCATCCTATCCCTGCCCGGGGTGGTAGCCGGCTCCCTGCTGACCTTCATTCCAGCGGTGGGCGACTTCATCAACGCCGATGTCATCGGAGCGGCGAACCCCGATGCGATCATGATCGGGAATCTCATTCAGTTCCGGTTCATCAACGCCAACGACTACCCCACGGCGGCGGCCCTCGCGTTCGTGCTGGTGGTGGGGGTCTTGCTGTTGGTGGCGGTGTACACCCGGGCGGTGGGCACCGAGCGGTTGACCCGCGGGTGA
- a CDS encoding acyl-CoA dehydrogenase family protein, with the protein MDFALSAAHEDIRRTVRDFAERRIGPQADEMEVRGEFPDQLIREAADLGLLGVPYSTEMGGTGLDSLAYAITIEELARVSGSVAIIVSAHTSLGAGPVAMAGTPEQQERFLRPLASGQKLGAYGLTEPGAGSDSRGTKTRARRDGDEWVIDGAKQFITNAGVADIYIVAAVTEGSPEGGAKGGAQGGRISAFIVEKGTPGFTFGRLLEKLGLHASATGELVFENCRIPATNLLGAEGEGDKLFLKTLDGGRIGIGAMALGLAQAALEAASAYAKEREQFGRPIASFQGVAFQIADMATEIDAARLLVYRAAWLKDAGKPYSTEAAMAKLYASEVAARATNAAIQVHGGYGYVREYRVERYLRDAKLTEIGEGTSEIQRLVIARNLLGIRAM; encoded by the coding sequence ATGGATTTCGCGTTGTCTGCGGCCCACGAGGACATCCGGCGCACCGTCCGCGACTTCGCCGAGCGGCGAATCGGTCCGCAGGCGGACGAGATGGAGGTCCGCGGCGAGTTCCCCGACCAGCTCATCCGCGAGGCGGCCGACCTGGGCCTGCTGGGCGTGCCTTACTCGACCGAGATGGGCGGCACCGGCCTGGACTCGCTCGCCTACGCGATCACGATCGAGGAGCTGGCCCGGGTTTCGGGCAGCGTGGCGATCATCGTGTCGGCTCACACGTCGCTGGGCGCTGGCCCGGTGGCGATGGCCGGCACCCCGGAGCAGCAGGAACGGTTCCTGCGCCCGCTGGCTAGTGGGCAGAAGCTCGGCGCCTACGGGCTGACCGAGCCGGGGGCCGGGAGCGACTCGCGGGGGACGAAGACGCGGGCTCGCCGCGACGGCGACGAGTGGGTCATCGACGGGGCCAAGCAGTTCATCACTAACGCCGGGGTGGCGGATATCTACATCGTGGCGGCCGTGACGGAGGGCAGTCCTGAGGGCGGCGCCAAGGGCGGAGCTCAGGGAGGCCGGATCAGTGCCTTCATCGTCGAGAAGGGCACGCCCGGATTCACGTTCGGCCGGCTGTTGGAGAAGCTGGGCCTCCACGCCTCGGCCACCGGGGAGCTGGTGTTCGAGAACTGCCGCATCCCCGCCACCAACCTGCTGGGCGCCGAGGGCGAGGGCGACAAGCTGTTCCTGAAGACCCTGGACGGTGGCCGGATCGGGATCGGCGCCATGGCCCTGGGCCTGGCCCAGGCGGCCCTGGAGGCCGCATCGGCGTATGCCAAGGAGCGCGAGCAATTCGGGCGGCCCATCGCCTCGTTCCAGGGCGTGGCGTTCCAGATCGCCGACATGGCGACCGAGATCGACGCCGCGCGCCTACTGGTGTACCGCGCCGCGTGGCTCAAGGATGCTGGCAAGCCGTACAGCACCGAGGCCGCCATGGCCAAGCTGTACGCCTCGGAGGTGGCGGCCCGGGCGACGAACGCCGCCATCCAGGTGCATGGCGGATATGGGTACGTGCGCGAGTACCGCGTCGAGCGCTACCTGCGCGACGCGAAGCTGACCGAGATCGGGGAGGGGACGAGCGAGATCCAGCGCCTCGTCATCGCCCGCAACCTGCTCGGCATCCGGGCCATGTGA